CCTGAACGGCGCCGCCGGGTACCGCGCCGGGCTGGTGCTCGGGTTCGCGCACCCCAGCCGGGCCGAGCTGTCCGGGGCCCTGAGGGTGCTCACCGAGCTGCTCCGGGAGGCCTGAAGACGCCGGTGGCCGGCGGACCTGACAGGTCCGCCGGCCACCGGCGTTCAGCGTTCGAGCGGGATCAGCTGACGGTCCAGCTGTCGCCGCCGGCCAGCAGGGCGTCGAGGTCCGCGGGCTCCTGCGCCGCGGCGTCCTCGAGCTGGTCGGCCATCATCCGGTCGTACGTGGGCTTGGCCACCGACCGGAAGACGCCCATCGGGCTGTAGCGCAGGTCCTGGCTGGACAGCCGGGACAGCGCGAAGGCGTACGACGGGTCCTCGCGGGTCGCGTCGTGGACCACGATCTGGCTGGCGTCGACCTGGTTGGTCTCGGCGATCCGCAGGCCGCCGAAGTCGTCCCGGACGACGCAGGAGGCGCCCCCGGGGCCGAAGACCAGCGGCTCCCCGTGCACCAGCGGGATGGTCCACATCGGGCCGGTGGCCGGGTCCTTGAGCAGCTCGAACGCGCCGTCGTTGAAGATGTTGCAGTTCTGGTAGATCTCCACCAGCGACGTGCCCTGGTGCTCCGCGGCCTGGCGGAGCACGTCGGTGAGGCCCTTGCGGTCGGAGTCCATCGCCCGGCCGACGAAGGTCGCGTCCGCGCCCAGCGCCAGGGACACCGGGTTGAACGGGGCGTCGATCGAGCCCATCGGGGTGGACTTGGTGACCTTCCCGACCTCCGAGGTGGGGGAGTACTGCCCCTTGGTGAGCCCGTAGATCCGGTTGTTGAACAGC
The Modestobacter marinus DNA segment above includes these coding regions:
- a CDS encoding 2-oxoacid:ferredoxin oxidoreductase subunit beta, coding for MTAIESSNGHVHDLGMPAGGPDVTTISGAIDASIAANGAKQTTLKAKDLKTDQEVRWCPGCGDYVILNAVQSFLPSLGIAREDMVIVSGIGCSSRFPYYMNTYGMHSIHGRAPAIATGLAASRPDLSVWVVTGDGDALSIGGNHLIHTLRRNVNLTILLFNNRIYGLTKGQYSPTSEVGKVTKSTPMGSIDAPFNPVSLALGADATFVGRAMDSDRKGLTDVLRQAAEHQGTSLVEIYQNCNIFNDGAFELLKDPATGPMWTIPLVHGEPLVFGPGGASCVVRDDFGGLRIAETNQVDASQIVVHDATREDPSYAFALSRLSSQDLRYSPMGVFRSVAKPTYDRMMADQLEDAAAQEPADLDALLAGGDSWTVS